The sequence below is a genomic window from Pseudanabaena sp. BC1403.
TTGTTCTGGTGTCATGCTTTTACTGGCCTCTAAATTATTCTATTTTCCCTCCTTTTTCTCGCTTTTTCGCAAAAGTGACATGCTCCCGATGTTGAGTCTGCTATAGCTTTATTTGAGGGTTGCAAATTTAAAAGAGCGGTGAATTTTGTGGACTATTTACGCAACCATTGTCTGCGGATTCCTGAATATAGTTCCTTCCATAAGTTAGGTCTGACTATTGGCTCTGGTTCAGTCGAATCTTCGATTAAGCAAATTGGGCGGCGCATTAAGATTTCGGGTGCTCAATGGAATCGAAAAAATGTCTCTCAAGTTTTGAAGCATCGCTGTGCTTATCTCAATGATATGCTTGATTCTTGTGAGTATAGTTACTCAGTGTCAAACTGAGATGCTCCCAACTAACTGGCATTGTAAGCAATGCAATCACAAATAAGAAAATGAGAAATTCCTCTTTTTATTTTAAACAGTTTGTAATTCTTCAAGACAAATGTGCGATGAAAGTAGGGACTGATGGCATTTTGTTAGGAGCTTGGGCAAATATATCTGACAACTCTCAAATTCTTGATATCGGAACTGGGACAGGGCTGCTAGCGCTGATGATGGCACAGAGATCGCCATTGTCAAATATTGACACAGTGGAAATTGAAGAAGAAGCCTATGGACAGGCAAAAGAGAATATCGAGAAATCACCTTGGTGCGATCGCATAAATATTTTTCATGCTCCTATTCAAGACTTTGCCAATAATTGCTCTAAGCAATATGACTTAATTATTTCCAACCCTCCTTTTTTTGAGAAAGCGAGTAAATCATCGCAAAAGTCTAGAAACTTAGCGCGACATAGTGACAGCCTTTCTCAAACAGATATTCTCCAAATAGCCTTGCTGTTACTAAAGCCGACTGGTCATTTAGCAGTTATTTATCCGACAGATTTAGCTGATAATTTCCTGACTAAAGCCAAGAATTTTCACTTATTCTGCGATCGCAAAACCTATGTCAGACCAACCCCTAAAACTGACATTAAACGTATCTTGTTAGAATTAAGTTCAACATTAAGTTCAATTCAGGGGCAAACTCAAGAAACTATATTGGTAGTGGAAGAGCGCAAACATATCTATACGCAGGATTACATTAATTTAGCAAAAGATTTTTACCTGAATTTGCCTATAGTTGAGTACTCTCTTCCCAGAGAATAATTTAGTGGTGAACGGCTTCGCCGTTCACCACTAATTATTCAGCCTGTGTTTCTTGCTGTGCTGGCGACTCAGGCTTTGGATCTGGATTTTAATTGCGCCAAGCTATTTATTGTGTATATTTAACCTTGGTTAAAACTTCAAACGTTTGTATACCTATGCCTACCCAAAACGATATCCCCGTTGCTCAAAGGGTCAGCGATCCTAACCGATCGCCCCAAAAGCAACCAGAAAAAGTCAATGTAATTTCGCGATCGCTAAAATCAGTTCCTTGGTGGGCATATGGTTTAGCAGTACTAGCTTTTTTATCACCGATTATTAGCACCCGCATTTGGTTTGCCCTAAATGCCAATGCCGCGAATCAACCGAGAGAAATGGCTTCACCTGATCAAAGTTTACAACCAGTTTCATCTCAGCCAGTGCAACCATCGGCTATTGCTACTGCACCATTTATAAGTGCAACTCCTACGGCTAAAGGCAATGACACTAAGGCAAACCCAGAGGTCATCGCTAAAGAATCTAATAGTCCACCAGATTTATTTGGACATCATGCATTTAGTGAAGCTCCTGCGAATAAATTACGCACCATAGGCAGAGCAGGGGATGGCTATGAAATTAAGCTGCATGAGGCGGCAGCAAAGAGTTTTCTGCGAATGGAAGCTGATGCAAAGGCTGATGGTGTAGATTTTGTTGTAATTTCAGGCTTTCGGACGATCGCTGAGCAGCAAGAACTTTTCTTTGAGATCAGTAAGCAACGCAACCAAACCCCAGCCCAAAGAGCCAAAGTTAGCGCTCCTCCAGGACATAGTGAGCATCACACGGGCTATGCGCTAGATATTGGTGATAGTGCAGTTCCAAGTGCAAATCTATCAACTAGTTTCGAGAAAACTTCTGCCTTTCAGTGGTTGCAAAGCAATGCTGCCAAGTACGGATTTGAAATGTCTTTCCCGCCCAATAACCCTCAGGGCGTAATGTATGAGCCTTGGCATTGGCGTTTTGTCGGTGATGACGATAGTCTCGCTACTTTTTACAAGAAATCAAACCCTAGTACTTCCTTTATTAAAAAACCATAACTTAAGACAGATAAGGGGCTTAAGCTCCTTGTCTGTCTTAAGTTATTTCGATTTTTGAGCCTTGCCATGAATGTAACTGCCACTGATTTACTAGCGATCGCAATATTTACAATTACGATGATGTCTTTGGTGGGCACAATGGCAGGTTTGTCACCAGTCGTCCCTGCCGCGATCGCCATTAGTTTACTTAGTGCTTGGGGTATTGATATTGGCTTTTGGCAAGGAAAATTTGGGGCATATACTCAAGCATGGCTGAGGGCGCAATCGCCAAAGTATCGCGAACGAATTTCTTTTCATGAAGCAGGGCATTTTCTTGCGGCTCATGTGTTGGGCTTTAAAGTTGTGAACTATGCGATCGCGGGCATTGTTGGGCGATCGCTAGGTGAAATATTAGCTGATGAGGCTTTTACAGGCATCGAAGGAGGCGTGGAAATTGAGGTTGTTGATGCGCCTAATTCAGTAAATTTATCAGCGAATTTACTAGATCGCTATAGCACTGTATATATGGCAGGTATCGCAGCCGAACAACTGATGTGTGAAGGCACAACTGAAGGTGGTATTGATGATATGCAACGTTTGAGAGAATCAATTGCTCATTTACCTAATCCAATGACCCAAGAGCGTTGGGCGTTGTTAAATGCCCGTAATTTATTAAGCGATCGGCGTTTGGTGCTAATTGCGCTTGCAGAAAAAATGCTCAATGGAGCAACCGTCGAGGATTGTTGTAAGACCATTGAGCAAGAAATATTTATAGCGAAAAAATAATGGAGGCACTTCGCGCCTCCATTATTTTTTATAAGTTAATTTATAAGTTGAGTGCTTCTTCTGTAAGGATGGGAACTTGGGGAGTAACTTCTTCTTGCTTGCCATTTTTCTCGTCAGGCAACCACTTTAAAAGTGGAAGTGGCAAAAGACTGGTTAGATTTGCAATTAAAACCAATAACCAGAGATTATCAAAATTGGATTCGGTAACGCCTAGAAGATAGGTCAAACCTGCTCCTAACTGAAAAGAACATAGCGCTGAAATATTCAAAACTGACATCAACAGTGCAAACAATGTTGCTTCGATTCCCTCAGGACATAGTCTTGCTGCCAATACCAAAACGGGCATAAAGGCAATGCGACCAGCTACAGTCAAAATCAAACTGTCCCCAAGACTAAACCAGCGATCATCAATACCTAGAGCTCGGTTTGTGTGCGTAACTAGTAATAAGCTGGTAAGCCCTAGCAAAGTGGAAATGATGGTTGTCCAAAAGAAAATCTTGCGAGTCGGCACAGCTCTAAAAAAGCGCTGAAATAGCCATACACCAAGTAATCCCGCCCAACTCGCAAAAAATCGAACCGTACCGAGGAATTCAGGATTAAACTTCAGTTCATTAGTCGTGAAATAGAAAAAAGCAGTATCAGCACTTGGTGAAGCTTGCCAGCAGAATAAGAACGCCGCAGGCAACCAAATTGCCTTATTGGTAAAGGCTTGACGCAGTTGAGTAAAGTTAAACTTCAGCGACATCCAAATTTGTGAATTTCTCGACAAAGCTTCTGGCTTTAAAGAAGGTGAACCATCAGCCGAATTGTTGGCGGGATCAGGAGCAACAATAAAAATTGTGGACATGGGTGGATCGGCGATCGCAAAGGCTGAGATACCCACCAACAGCGGCAAAATCGCGGTAATTTCAAAAACGAATTTTGCGCCGAAATGCTCTAATAAGTAACCACTCAAATAGGCGGAGATAATCGCGCCAATTGAGGAAGCAATCCAACTAAATGACTGCAATGAACCTGCATCACCTTCTGGCTCTAGTCTAGCGCGTTGGACAATCAGTGCATCGGTAATCGCATCAGAAAAGGCAAGAGAGAGAGAACCCGTCGCAATCATTGCGATCGCCCAAAAGGGAGTCGTGACCCATAAACTCATGCTTACCCATGCAAAAATCCCTAAAATGCTTGATAGCAAAAGATAAGGACGGCGACGATAGCCAAATACTGGGAATCCGTCAGAAATCAAACCATATAAAGGTTTAACTGTCCAAGGCAACATTGTAATCCCAACCATTGAGGCAACTTCCGCAGGGCTTAGTCCTAAGTCATCCTTAAGGAAGAAACTTACGGCAAGCTGCGAGATTGCCATTGCACCTTGCACAAAATAAATAACTGCGATCGCTCCCAGCTCTAGGTCAAACGAGCGCCCTCGTAGTTTTTTGAGCCAGTCTGATTGGATTAGCACTATACGATTGCCCAAATATTAAGAAATTTTAATCTAAATATATTTTAGTATCAATGCAGAAAATCGGATCGCGATCTCAAGAACGTATCGAACATGAAGCTAAAAATATAGAATTGTAGGAGTTGTAGGGGCAGAGCATTTGCGCCACAATTTTAAAATTCACCACAGAAACCTCGATCCGCAAATGCTCTGCCCTTGATGATTTCATAGATAAATTGTCCCTGCGTTGCGAAGTTTTGGGCAGAGCATTCCCAAAAATAAGATGATCTAAAAATTTATAAATTGTGGTGGGAATGCTCTGCCCCTACGGCTCGCTCACAAAAGTGCGGTAAGGTAAATAGGAGAAAAGCTGAAACAAATGTAGATCTTCTCTCTTATTTATCTTGTTAATTCCCATGCCCAATCCCATTTTTGTCCTTGCTTCCGCATCTCCTACCCGCAAGAGCATTTTAGAAAACGCTGGTATCGAACCAATTGTCAAAGTCAGTTATTTTGATGAAGATGCAATTCAGGTTAGCGATCCCACGTCATTGGTGCTGACATTGGCACAATGCAAAGCCAAGGCGATCGCAACCGAATTTACAGGGCAGAATGCGCTAATTATGGGCTGTGACTCGATCATGTATCTCAATGGCATGATCTACGGTAAACCTGACTCCAAAGAAATTGCGATCGCGACATGGCAAAAGATGCGTGGCAATTACTGTGAGCTATATACAGGACATTATTTGATTGATGCTAAAACTCAGCGATCGGTGATGCGTCACGGCGTAACCAAGGTGTATTTTGCCAATGCCACTGATGCGGAAATTGCCAGCTATGTAGAATCTGGGGAGCCTCTATGCTGTGCAGGATGTTTTACGATGGAGAAGCTGGGTGGATTATTAATTGAAAGAATCGAAGGCTGTCACACTAATGTATTGGGGTTGAGCTTGCCGATCTTGCGCCAAATGCTAACTGAGCTTGGCTACAGCCTGCACTTTAGTGCTAATGGAACTACCATCAGATGAATACCGCCAATCGAAATACACTTTGGGCAAGCATTGTTGCTGAAGAGCTATATCGATCAGGTGTGCGGACAGTTTGTGTTTCCCCTGGCTCTCGGTCTACGCCACTAGTGATTGCTTTTGCTGAATTGCGCGATCGCAGTCCTGATTTTCAGATTTTGGTGCATATTGATGAGCGCTCAAGCAGCTTTTTTGCCCTCGGTTTAGCAAAAGTCCAAAAAGCTCCTGTTGCCCTGCTCTGCACATCAGGAACTGCGGCTGCAAATTACTATCCTGCGATTATTGAAGCCTA
It includes:
- a CDS encoding tRNA1(Val) (adenine(37)-N6)-methyltransferase: MRNSSFYFKQFVILQDKCAMKVGTDGILLGAWANISDNSQILDIGTGTGLLALMMAQRSPLSNIDTVEIEEEAYGQAKENIEKSPWCDRINIFHAPIQDFANNCSKQYDLIISNPPFFEKASKSSQKSRNLARHSDSLSQTDILQIALLLLKPTGHLAVIYPTDLADNFLTKAKNFHLFCDRKTYVRPTPKTDIKRILLELSSTLSSIQGQTQETILVVEERKHIYTQDYINLAKDFYLNLPIVEYSLPRE
- a CDS encoding D-alanyl-D-alanine carboxypeptidase family protein, with protein sequence MPTQNDIPVAQRVSDPNRSPQKQPEKVNVISRSLKSVPWWAYGLAVLAFLSPIISTRIWFALNANAANQPREMASPDQSLQPVSSQPVQPSAIATAPFISATPTAKGNDTKANPEVIAKESNSPPDLFGHHAFSEAPANKLRTIGRAGDGYEIKLHEAAAKSFLRMEADAKADGVDFVVISGFRTIAEQQELFFEISKQRNQTPAQRAKVSAPPGHSEHHTGYALDIGDSAVPSANLSTSFEKTSAFQWLQSNAAKYGFEMSFPPNNPQGVMYEPWHWRFVGDDDSLATFYKKSNPSTSFIKKP
- a CDS encoding folate/biopterin family MFS transporter, coding for MLIQSDWLKKLRGRSFDLELGAIAVIYFVQGAMAISQLAVSFFLKDDLGLSPAEVASMVGITMLPWTVKPLYGLISDGFPVFGYRRRPYLLLSSILGIFAWVSMSLWVTTPFWAIAMIATGSLSLAFSDAITDALIVQRARLEPEGDAGSLQSFSWIASSIGAIISAYLSGYLLEHFGAKFVFEITAILPLLVGISAFAIADPPMSTIFIVAPDPANNSADGSPSLKPEALSRNSQIWMSLKFNFTQLRQAFTNKAIWLPAAFLFCWQASPSADTAFFYFTTNELKFNPEFLGTVRFFASWAGLLGVWLFQRFFRAVPTRKIFFWTTIISTLLGLTSLLLVTHTNRALGIDDRWFSLGDSLILTVAGRIAFMPVLVLAARLCPEGIEATLFALLMSVLNISALCSFQLGAGLTYLLGVTESNFDNLWLLVLIANLTSLLPLPLLKWLPDEKNGKQEEVTPQVPILTEEALNL
- a CDS encoding nucleoside triphosphate pyrophosphatase, producing MPNPIFVLASASPTRKSILENAGIEPIVKVSYFDEDAIQVSDPTSLVLTLAQCKAKAIATEFTGQNALIMGCDSIMYLNGMIYGKPDSKEIAIATWQKMRGNYCELYTGHYLIDAKTQRSVMRHGVTKVYFANATDAEIASYVESGEPLCCAGCFTMEKLGGLLIERIEGCHTNVLGLSLPILRQMLTELGYSLHFSANGTTIR